In Naumovozyma castellii chromosome 1, complete genome, one DNA window encodes the following:
- the ARG3 gene encoding ornithine carbamoyltransferase (ancestral locus Anc_1.279), translating into MTSATAATIRHLVSIKDLSDDEFQILVNRAEHYKKIFKNNDVTDAQKNHLKLLGKTIALIFTKRSTRTRISSEGAAAFFGAQPMFLGKEDIQLGVNESFYDTTKVVSSMVSCIFARVNKHEDIQALCKDSAVPIINSLCDMYHPLQAICDMLTIKEHLGVSTSDKRLKITWIGDANNVINDMAIACLKLNMDVSIATPVGIEMDQTIVDAAKKICAKNGTSLELTHDSKLASKGAHVLVTDTFVSMGEEFAKEAKLKQFSGFQINNEHASLADPNFKFMHCLPRHHEEVTDDVFYGEHSIVFDEAENRLYAAMAAIDVFVINKGNFHDLK; encoded by the coding sequence ATGACTTCTGCTACAGCCGCTACCATCCGCCATCTAGTCTCCATCAAGGATTTATCCGATGAtgaattccaaatattaGTCAACAGAGCTGAACATTACAAaaaaatcttcaagaataaTGATGTCACTGATGCCCAAAAGAACCATCTAAAACTACTAGGTAAGACCATTGCCCTAATATTCACAAAGAGATCCACTAGAACCAGAATTTCCAGTGAAGGTGCTGCTGCCTTCTTTGGTGCGCAACCAATGTTTTTGGGtaaagaagatattcaattgGGTGTTAACGAATCTTTTTACGATACCACCAAGGTTGTCTCCTCTATGGTGTCTTGTATATTTGCTCGTGTAAATAAGCatgaagatattcaagCCCTATGTAAAGATTCCGCCGTCCCtattattaattctttatgTGACATGTATCATCCATTGCAAGCCATTTGTGATATGTTGACCATTAAAGAGCACCTTGGTGTCTCTACGAGTGAcaaaagattaaagattACATGGATCGGTGATGCTAACAATGTAATAAACGATATGGCTATTGCCTGtctaaaattaaatatggATGTTTCTATTGCTACTCCAGTCGGTATTGAAATGGATCAAACTATTGTGGATGCTGCTAAGAAGATATGCGCCAAGAATGGTACCTCTTTGGAATTGACTCATGATTCCAAATTGGCTTCTAAGGGTGCACATGTACTAGTGACAGACACTTTTGTTTCCATGGGAGAAGAATTTGCCAAGGAGGCCAAATTAAAACAATTTAGCGgattccaaatcaataaCGAACATGCCAGTTTGGCTGATCCTAACTTCAAATTTATGCATTGTCTACCAAGACATCATGAAGAAGTTACCGACGATGTCTTTTATGGCGAACACTCTATCGTCTTTGATGAAGCTGAAAATAGATTATATGCTGCCATGGCCGCTATTGACGTATTTGTTATTAACAAGGGTAATTTCCATGACCTGAAATAG